The Gemmatimonadota bacterium genome has a segment encoding these proteins:
- a CDS encoding TetR family transcriptional regulator, protein MPRAAASPPRPRDAERTRSAVLDAAETLFSERGFAATSMADVGAHAGVSRGTPGYFFRSKAELYRAVIDRAFADALDAVRVGRARAMRSGRPAADVLAGAVSDYVDFVEAHPKFVRLIQRQALGEASGLGNLPLGQAVGAEAVAALAQELGFPPRARSAAMHVFLSLIALTWFPLIHATTLIPAIGFDADDPRFGVARKKHITALLLGALPPRRTPSARRSSR, encoded by the coding sequence GTGCCTCGTGCCGCCGCTTCCCCGCCCCGACCCCGTGACGCTGAGCGTACTCGCAGCGCCGTGCTCGACGCCGCCGAGACGCTTTTCTCGGAGCGCGGCTTCGCTGCCACGTCCATGGCAGATGTTGGCGCCCACGCGGGCGTTTCCCGCGGCACGCCGGGCTACTTCTTCCGGTCCAAAGCTGAGCTCTATCGGGCCGTGATCGACCGCGCCTTCGCCGACGCGCTCGATGCCGTCCGGGTGGGGCGCGCGCGCGCCATGCGCAGCGGTCGACCTGCGGCCGACGTGCTCGCGGGGGCAGTGAGCGACTACGTCGACTTCGTCGAGGCGCACCCGAAATTCGTCCGGCTGATCCAGCGCCAGGCGCTCGGCGAGGCCTCGGGCCTCGGCAACCTCCCACTTGGGCAGGCGGTCGGTGCGGAAGCCGTCGCGGCGCTGGCTCAGGAACTCGGTTTCCCGCCGCGTGCGCGTTCCGCGGCGATGCACGTCTTTCTGTCGCTGATCGCCCTCACCTGGTTCCCGTTGATTCACGCCACCACGCTGATCCCTGCGATCGGCTTCGATGCGGACGACCCGCGATTCGGGGTCGCGCGCAAGAAGCACATCACCGCCCTGCTCCTCGGCGCCTTGCCCCCACGACGCACGCCTTCCGCTCGACGGAGTTCACGATGA
- a CDS encoding acyl-CoA dehydrogenase family protein, which produces MTEVLASTPRMPSAAPHVAPSVDEARAVAEAARETEWSAPSFVRELFEGRLRLDLIHPFPAASAEEIAKAKPFLSALEAFLHANVDSDRIDREGKIPDEVIEGLRALGAFGIKIPESYGGLGLSQLSYTHAIAMVTSHDGSLTALLSASQSIGVAVPLRLFGTEAQKQRYLPRLALGAISAFALTERQVGSDPAGVATTAEKSDDGSHWILNGEKLWCTNGPIAEVMVVMARTGKRITAFVVESDWPGVELVHRLHFMGLKAIENGVLRFTNVRVPAENVIWGEGKGLKLALTTLNTGRLTLPASCAAGAKRALEITRRWAAERVQWGKPIGKHDAVAQMLGTMAADTFAMQAVSDLASLLADRGDADIRLEAALAKLWNSEMGDRIIDDCLQIKGGRGYETADSLRLRGERPDPVERMYRDFRINRIFEGSSEIMRLFIAREAVDTHLKVAGDMIDPKATTSTKLKSLLRAGVFYAGWYPRLWFGAAFLKHGEFGPLARHLRFVERRSRKLARTLFHAMVRFGPKLEQRQSVLFRLVDIGAELLAMSAAVARADALMKAGNRNATELADIFCRHAAHRVDVLFGETFGPDDLATYRAAQQVMAGEFAWLEEGMVREPEAR; this is translated from the coding sequence ATGACTGAAGTGCTCGCTTCCACACCGCGGATGCCGTCGGCGGCCCCGCATGTCGCTCCGAGCGTTGACGAGGCACGCGCCGTCGCCGAGGCGGCGAGGGAGACCGAATGGAGCGCCCCGAGCTTCGTGCGCGAGCTCTTCGAAGGCCGACTCCGGCTCGACCTGATCCATCCGTTTCCCGCGGCGAGTGCCGAGGAGATTGCCAAAGCGAAGCCGTTCCTCTCGGCCCTCGAAGCGTTCCTCCACGCGAACGTTGACAGTGACCGGATCGATCGCGAGGGGAAGATCCCCGATGAGGTGATCGAGGGATTGCGCGCCCTGGGAGCCTTCGGGATCAAGATCCCCGAGTCGTACGGCGGTCTCGGACTCTCGCAGCTCTCCTACACGCACGCGATCGCCATGGTGACCTCGCACGACGGCTCGCTGACGGCGCTGCTCTCTGCGTCGCAATCGATTGGCGTTGCCGTGCCGCTCAGGCTCTTCGGTACCGAGGCGCAGAAGCAGCGCTACCTGCCGCGGCTCGCGCTCGGCGCAATTTCCGCATTCGCATTGACTGAACGGCAAGTCGGCTCCGATCCCGCCGGCGTCGCGACGACCGCCGAGAAGAGCGACGACGGCAGCCACTGGATCCTCAACGGCGAAAAACTCTGGTGTACCAACGGCCCCATCGCCGAGGTGATGGTGGTGATGGCGCGCACCGGGAAGCGGATCACTGCGTTCGTGGTCGAGTCCGACTGGCCCGGGGTGGAGCTCGTCCACCGGCTCCATTTCATGGGACTCAAAGCGATCGAGAACGGCGTGCTCCGCTTCACCAACGTGCGCGTCCCGGCAGAAAACGTGATCTGGGGCGAGGGCAAGGGGCTCAAGCTCGCGCTGACGACGCTCAACACCGGGCGGCTCACGCTCCCGGCGTCGTGCGCGGCCGGCGCCAAGCGTGCGCTCGAAATCACGCGACGCTGGGCGGCCGAGCGGGTGCAATGGGGGAAGCCGATCGGGAAACACGATGCCGTCGCGCAGATGCTGGGGACGATGGCAGCCGACACCTTTGCGATGCAGGCCGTGAGCGATCTCGCATCGCTGCTGGCCGATCGGGGCGATGCCGACATCCGGCTGGAGGCTGCGCTGGCGAAGTTGTGGAACTCGGAAATGGGGGATCGGATCATTGACGACTGCCTGCAGATCAAGGGCGGCCGCGGCTATGAAACCGCCGACTCACTCCGCCTGCGGGGGGAGCGGCCCGATCCAGTGGAGCGGATGTATCGCGATTTCCGAATCAACCGGATCTTCGAGGGCTCCAGCGAGATCATGCGCCTCTTCATTGCTCGCGAGGCGGTCGACACCCATCTGAAAGTGGCCGGCGACATGATCGACCCGAAGGCCACCACGTCGACGAAACTCAAGAGCCTGCTTCGCGCCGGCGTGTTCTACGCCGGGTGGTATCCACGGCTCTGGTTCGGCGCGGCCTTTCTCAAGCATGGTGAGTTCGGCCCACTCGCGCGTCACCTCCGGTTCGTCGAACGACGCTCTCGCAAGCTGGCCAGAACGCTCTTCCACGCCATGGTGCGCTTCGGTCCGAAACTCGAGCAGCGGCAATCGGTGCTCTTCCGGCTGGTGGATATCGGTGCCGAACTGCTGGCCATGAGTGCCGCCGTCGCCCGGGCCGACGCGCTCATGAAAGCCGGCAACCGCAATGCGACCGAGCTGGCGGACATCTTCTGCCGTCACGCCGCGCATCGCGTGGATGTCCTGTTCGGTGAGACCTTCGGGCCGGACGATCTGGCGACGTATCGCGCCGCGCAGCAGGTGATGGCGGGAGAATTCGCCTGGCTTGAGGAGGGGATGGTCCGCGAACCCGAAGCGCGCTAG
- a CDS encoding ADP-ribosylglycohydrolase family protein: MTAQRLPTDPTRAERCEGFLVGAVLGAALAASTADLTDPQAIRERLGAAGVPQALPAPHGHRRAATALADALLEQLVAGGVDLRRLAGRWVEWRSADGTDVDPLLALALDHLRDFDAPIADLPAPGIAPLAAALPAALASASPQAMIAGAFHVARLIDPSETTALATVAVVVAASRFLEGSRDFIPDVIAVLRANDAPATLLDAIRLIPRDPGTPPPVPLGAAPSPEVAIAWLLWTAHHRPRPLDTLAAMALQGGISPTVGAVLGALLGARDGVTVWPAPWLEAGAEEATLRAALARRLAPT; encoded by the coding sequence ATGACCGCCCAGCGTCTCCCCACCGATCCGACGCGCGCCGAGCGCTGCGAAGGCTTCCTCGTCGGCGCCGTTCTCGGCGCCGCCCTGGCCGCCAGCACCGCCGACCTGACCGATCCGCAGGCCATCCGAGAGCGCCTCGGCGCGGCAGGCGTGCCCCAGGCACTCCCGGCGCCCCATGGCCACCGCCGGGCAGCTACCGCGCTCGCCGATGCATTGCTGGAGCAGCTTGTTGCGGGCGGAGTCGACCTGCGCCGACTCGCCGGCCGATGGGTCGAGTGGCGTTCCGCTGACGGCACCGACGTGGACCCCCTCCTCGCGCTTGCGCTCGATCACCTGCGGGACTTCGATGCGCCCATCGCAGACCTCCCCGCGCCCGGGATCGCGCCGCTGGCGGCTGCCCTCCCGGCCGCGCTCGCGAGCGCGTCGCCCCAGGCCATGATTGCCGGTGCGTTTCACGTTGCGCGATTGATCGACCCGAGCGAAACGACGGCACTCGCCACGGTCGCGGTGGTCGTCGCCGCGTCGAGATTTCTCGAGGGGAGTCGGGATTTCATTCCCGACGTCATCGCGGTGCTGCGGGCCAATGATGCTCCCGCGACGCTGCTCGATGCGATTCGCCTGATTCCTCGAGACCCTGGAACGCCGCCGCCGGTTCCGCTCGGCGCGGCGCCATCTCCCGAAGTGGCGATCGCCTGGTTGCTCTGGACCGCGCATCATCGACCAAGACCCCTCGACACCCTGGCTGCGATGGCGTTGCAGGGAGGAATCTCACCGACGGTCGGCGCCGTCCTCGGCGCCCTCCTCGGGGCGCGAGATGGCGTGACCGTGTGGCCGGCACCCTGGCTCGAGGCAGGCGCCGAAGAGGCGACGCTGCGAGCGGCGCTGGCGCGTCGCCTGGCTCCAACCTGA